In the genome of Deinococcus deserti VCD115, one region contains:
- a CDS encoding thiol-activated cytolysin family protein — translation MVLASFLHSWGGAQVRPLPVQPIQPMRPAPVIIQPLRPLPTTLRQLDQLPRAELMNMITLANIQFTQIPRPTLIIPLLLPPITRVGPATQVVQDTPDGQVACSVQRYSLRAAPPEHAMKTLDQDKLWVGSLVRTAGLELGSMTAINIPEDRRNPYRVTSALSTVSGSATIAPNQTAYNLAAAAVRQGMVGNPFGSTVRYEITEQSSAETSALKLGLKAGGIGYSVKAAGSLSSENRQNRVSAAFVQNAFTMNADLGGRSATEAFLKNPTAEDLAAVTSPGSPAAYIDSITYGRLLFVEMTSSYTSQQMKAALDASYSGVSASAQAESQKVLSDSRFNVYAAGGSEQAVVDLIRTQKLAQYFRDTSDPRTLVPISFTARNFTDGTYAASSTTGEFAESVCNPNSVKAWVRVSYRSIEPEDSKYDDVFGEVALDGTGIWSLGSGNRVDLYKGQTLNLYRAAQPLTLNYGQARTMTLTGRLMDWDAGSPNDVIGVWNEAIDLRAVAEELKSTDLVRREFRKRGEADADGVMIVEFSRNN, via the coding sequence ATGGTCCTGGCTTCGTTCCTGCATTCGTGGGGCGGTGCCCAGGTGCGGCCGCTGCCGGTGCAACCCATTCAACCGATGCGCCCGGCACCTGTCATCATCCAGCCGCTGCGGCCGCTTCCCACGACTCTGCGCCAGCTCGATCAGCTTCCCCGGGCAGAGCTGATGAACATGATCACACTGGCCAATATTCAGTTCACGCAGATTCCCCGGCCTACCTTGATTATTCCGCTCCTGCTGCCGCCCATTACTAGGGTCGGACCAGCTACACAGGTGGTTCAGGACACGCCGGACGGACAGGTAGCTTGCTCCGTTCAGCGCTACAGCCTGCGTGCCGCGCCGCCCGAACATGCCATGAAAACACTGGACCAGGACAAGCTGTGGGTGGGCTCGCTGGTCAGGACCGCTGGCCTGGAACTTGGCAGCATGACTGCTATCAACATTCCCGAAGACCGGCGCAACCCCTACCGCGTGACCTCAGCACTGTCCACCGTGTCCGGTTCAGCTACCATTGCCCCCAACCAGACCGCCTATAACTTGGCTGCAGCAGCCGTGCGTCAGGGTATGGTCGGCAACCCCTTCGGGTCTACCGTCCGCTACGAGATCACCGAGCAGAGCAGCGCCGAAACGTCTGCCCTGAAGCTGGGCCTGAAAGCCGGCGGTATCGGCTACAGCGTCAAGGCAGCTGGCAGCCTCAGCAGTGAAAACCGTCAGAACCGCGTGTCGGCCGCCTTCGTTCAGAATGCCTTCACCATGAACGCGGACCTGGGTGGACGCTCGGCCACCGAAGCTTTCCTGAAGAATCCCACTGCTGAAGATCTGGCGGCGGTGACCAGCCCAGGCAGTCCTGCGGCCTACATCGACTCGATCACTTATGGCCGGCTGCTCTTTGTCGAAATGACCAGCAGCTACACCTCACAGCAGATGAAGGCCGCTCTCGACGCCTCCTATTCCGGGGTCAGCGCCAGCGCTCAGGCCGAATCACAGAAGGTGCTCAGCGACAGCCGCTTCAACGTGTACGCCGCTGGCGGCAGCGAGCAGGCTGTCGTGGACCTGATCCGTACCCAGAAACTGGCCCAATATTTCAGGGACACGTCTGACCCGCGTACCCTGGTGCCTATCAGCTTTACAGCCCGCAACTTCACGGACGGGACCTACGCCGCGTCTTCTACTACAGGCGAATTCGCCGAATCAGTCTGTAACCCCAACAGCGTGAAGGCCTGGGTGCGCGTGTCATACCGCTCTATCGAACCGGAAGACAGCAAATACGATGACGTGTTTGGCGAAGTTGCCCTGGACGGAACGGGTATCTGGAGCCTGGGCTCCGGCAACCGGGTAGACCTGTATAAAGGTCAGACTCTGAACCTGTACCGTGCTGCGCAGCCCCTGACACTGAATTATGGGCAGGCCCGCACCATGACCCTGACGGGCCGCCTGATGGACTGGGACGCAGGCTCTCCGAACGATGTGATCGGCGTCTGGAACGAGGCCATAGATCTGAGAGCCGTAGCAGAAGAACTTAAGTCCACCGATCTGGTCCGACGTGAGTTCCGCAAACGCGGGGAGGCTGACGCCGATGGAGTCATGATCGTGGAGTTCAGCCGCAACAATTGA
- the gltX gene encoding glutamate--tRNA ligase translates to MSVVTRIAPSPTGDPHVGTAYIGLFNYTLARQGGGKFILRIEDTDRNRYVPDSEKRIFQMMQWLGLTPDESPLQGGENGPYRQSERFDLYGDYAQQLVKSGHAYYAFETPEELSSLREAAQAQGRVIAIPSRDLDPAEAQRRVDSGEPAVIRLKVDRDGETIVNDRLRDPIHFQNREIDDKVLLKADGFPTYHLANVVDDRLMGVTHVVRAEEWITSTPIHVLLYRAFGWPEPVWAHMPLLRNADKSKISKRKNPTSVEWYQQQGFLPEAMLNFLATMGWTHPDGLEVFDLDEFARVFRLEDVTLGGPVFSLDKLRWYNGKYLREVLSEEEVARRLHAHLSGQKVELPGVTGADDPYFRAVSRLMTPRIEVFSDFMDKTAYFWSDSYPVDEKAQKAIEAGRDVLPAVAARLKNLPSFDAASIKGAFQAYAEEQGLKLGKVMPPVRAAVAGTMESPDLPDLLETLGRERVVSRIERASRS, encoded by the coding sequence ATGTCTGTTGTAACCCGCATTGCCCCCAGCCCGACCGGTGATCCTCACGTCGGCACCGCGTATATCGGCCTGTTCAATTACACGCTTGCACGCCAGGGCGGCGGAAAGTTCATCCTGCGCATTGAGGACACTGACCGCAACCGTTATGTGCCCGACAGCGAGAAGCGCATTTTTCAGATGATGCAGTGGCTGGGGCTGACGCCCGACGAGTCGCCGCTGCAGGGTGGCGAGAACGGCCCCTACCGCCAGTCCGAACGCTTCGACCTGTACGGCGACTACGCCCAGCAACTGGTAAAGTCCGGCCACGCCTACTACGCCTTCGAGACGCCTGAGGAGCTGTCATCCCTGCGTGAGGCCGCGCAGGCCCAGGGCCGCGTGATCGCGATTCCCAGCCGCGACCTCGACCCGGCTGAGGCCCAGCGCCGTGTGGACTCTGGCGAGCCGGCCGTGATCCGCCTCAAGGTGGACCGTGACGGCGAGACGATAGTCAATGACCGGCTGCGCGACCCGATTCATTTCCAGAACCGCGAGATCGACGACAAGGTACTGCTCAAGGCTGACGGCTTTCCCACCTACCACCTGGCCAACGTGGTGGACGACCGGCTGATGGGCGTGACGCATGTGGTCCGCGCCGAGGAGTGGATCACCAGCACGCCTATTCACGTGCTGCTGTACCGCGCTTTTGGCTGGCCCGAGCCGGTCTGGGCTCATATGCCCCTGCTGCGCAATGCCGACAAGAGCAAGATCAGCAAGCGCAAGAACCCCACCAGCGTGGAATGGTACCAGCAGCAGGGCTTCCTGCCCGAGGCCATGCTGAACTTCCTGGCCACCATGGGCTGGACGCACCCGGACGGCCTGGAAGTGTTTGACCTCGACGAATTTGCGCGGGTCTTCCGCCTGGAAGACGTCACGCTGGGCGGCCCGGTGTTCAGCCTCGACAAGCTGCGCTGGTACAACGGCAAGTACCTGCGGGAGGTGCTGAGCGAGGAGGAGGTGGCCCGGCGCCTGCACGCCCACCTGTCCGGACAGAAGGTTGAGCTGCCCGGAGTCACCGGTGCGGACGATCCCTATTTCCGCGCTGTGTCCCGCCTGATGACGCCGCGTATCGAGGTCTTCTCGGACTTTATGGACAAGACCGCCTACTTCTGGTCCGACAGTTACCCTGTGGACGAGAAAGCCCAGAAAGCTATTGAGGCGGGCCGCGATGTGCTGCCTGCCGTGGCTGCCCGCCTGAAAAACCTGCCCAGCTTCGACGCCGCGAGCATCAAAGGCGCCTTTCAGGCCTACGCCGAGGAGCAGGGCCTGAAGCTCGGCAAGGTCATGCCGCCGGTGCGCGCCGCCGTTGCCGGCACCATGGAGAGTCCGGATCTGCCGGACCTGCTTGAAACCCTGGGCCGCGAACGCGTGGTCTCCCGGATAGAGCGCGCCAGCCGCAGCTGA
- the mutL gene encoding DNA mismatch repair endonuclease MutL: MKIHVLPPHVARLIAAGEVVSRPLDVVRELLDNALDAGATRVDIEVEGGGLSLVRVRDNGSGIPADMVALAPARHATSKLAPETDAVNRVTTLGFRGEALWAAAQAGILELVTRPAQQVGAAQVSAHGDQLSVSRTSAPAGTTVTVRHLFAHLPARLRTQATPAAEVREITTLIGRYVLHHPGLHWRLTVDGEARLTHAPSDHRGAVASVYGPLSANRVVSLEAPGLRGVVSRPELTRARRDRMHFSINGRPVVAAPELEKAVIEGLAELIPAGVAPLCVLDLTVEPENQNPNVHPAKQIVALADLGAVAAQVRDAVAQAMAGQVLARGMPALRSPTESEAAPRQSSFPRLTQLGLYQDLYLLAQGEGDLWIVDAHAAHERALYEQLTRDLRAAPPHELPEPELLHLTPGQLARLHERGPELRSWGLTIEDFGAGLARLRTVPATLAALPVPRLHEQIVEAALGDGPDPQRDVLARLACAPALKAGMLTLQLGEQVLAALSTCEQPWSCPHGRPTTLRLAERDLAHAFGRRGVRDVARGRDTEPAPVPGR; encoded by the coding sequence ATGAAGATTCACGTCCTGCCCCCTCATGTCGCCCGCTTGATCGCCGCCGGCGAGGTGGTGTCGCGCCCGCTGGACGTGGTCCGTGAGCTGCTGGACAACGCCCTGGACGCTGGGGCCACCCGGGTCGACATCGAGGTTGAGGGCGGCGGGCTTTCGCTGGTGCGGGTGCGTGACAACGGCTCGGGAATTCCGGCCGACATGGTGGCCCTGGCCCCCGCCCGGCACGCGACCAGCAAGCTGGCCCCCGAGACTGACGCCGTGAACCGGGTCACGACCCTGGGCTTCCGGGGTGAGGCGCTCTGGGCCGCGGCACAGGCGGGTATCCTGGAGCTGGTCACCCGCCCGGCGCAGCAGGTCGGCGCGGCGCAGGTGAGCGCTCACGGTGATCAGCTCAGCGTCTCGCGCACCTCTGCCCCCGCAGGCACGACCGTGACTGTGCGGCATCTGTTTGCCCATCTGCCGGCCCGGCTGCGGACCCAGGCGACGCCCGCCGCCGAGGTCCGTGAGATCACGACACTGATCGGCCGTTACGTGCTGCACCATCCGGGACTGCACTGGCGCCTTACCGTGGATGGGGAAGCGCGGCTGACGCACGCACCGTCCGACCACCGGGGTGCGGTGGCCAGCGTCTATGGCCCGCTCAGCGCCAACCGGGTGGTCAGCCTGGAAGCTCCGGGGCTGCGCGGCGTGGTCTCCCGCCCGGAATTGACCCGGGCGCGGCGGGACCGGATGCATTTCAGTATCAACGGCCGACCCGTGGTGGCTGCACCCGAACTGGAAAAGGCGGTCATCGAAGGGCTCGCCGAACTGATTCCGGCCGGCGTGGCACCGCTGTGCGTGCTGGATCTGACAGTCGAACCCGAGAATCAGAACCCGAACGTTCACCCGGCCAAACAGATTGTCGCGCTGGCTGATCTTGGCGCGGTAGCCGCCCAGGTCCGTGACGCGGTGGCACAGGCCATGGCGGGTCAGGTCCTGGCACGGGGTATGCCAGCGCTGAGATCTCCCACCGAGAGCGAGGCAGCCCCACGTCAGAGCAGCTTCCCGCGCCTCACCCAGCTTGGCCTCTATCAGGACCTGTATCTGCTGGCGCAGGGAGAGGGAGACCTGTGGATCGTGGACGCCCACGCCGCTCACGAGCGCGCGCTGTATGAACAGCTGACCCGTGACCTGAGGGCAGCTCCGCCGCATGAGCTGCCGGAGCCGGAACTCCTGCACCTGACCCCGGGCCAGCTGGCCCGGCTGCACGAACGCGGACCTGAACTGCGAAGCTGGGGGCTGACTATCGAGGACTTCGGTGCTGGTCTGGCGCGGCTGCGGACCGTGCCGGCCACCCTGGCCGCACTGCCTGTTCCCCGACTGCACGAACAGATTGTCGAGGCCGCACTCGGCGACGGCCCTGACCCTCAACGCGACGTTCTGGCGCGGCTGGCCTGCGCACCTGCCCTGAAAGCCGGCATGCTGACTCTGCAACTGGGCGAACAGGTTCTGGCCGCCCTGAGCACCTGCGAACAGCCCTGGTCGTGCCCGCACGGCCGCCCGACCACCCTGCGGCTGGCCGAACGTGATCTGGCCCATGCTTTTGGCCGACGCGGCGTGCGTGACGTGGCGCGTGGGCGCGACACCGAACCGGCACCGGTTCCTGGCCGCTAA
- a CDS encoding FAD-binding oxidoreductase, giving the protein MTPEALSALHARFGEQLSTVPAVLDAHGRDESGLEHVRPHAVVFALSEADVVDALALARTHQFAVVPFAAGSSLEGQLIPLRGGLSLDVSGMKKVVEVQPGGFQATVEPGVTYPELNRLVRAQGLFFPVDPGAEASLGGMASTNASGTGAVRYGTMRDNVLELRVALMDGRVIRVGSRARKTSAGYDLKHLFIGAEGTLGIITQLTVRLWPLPSHVVALRCPFPDVEAAAACAVSVMAAALQPERLELMDAEGLRAVNVHKGTSFPERPTLWIELASPSAAALEEALSLCRELCLDAGALEVGMARTAAERAALWEARHHAFYALKALYPDHTTLSTDLCVPLQHLPAIIAFTRAQVDAEGLHASLLGHVGDGNFHVLFHARPDDTTVWARIEAVYDRMIAQTLALGGTCSGEHGVGLHKRRFLAQEHGEALDLMRDLKMLLDPHGLLNPGKILPDC; this is encoded by the coding sequence ATGACCCCTGAGGCTCTGTCCGCGCTACATGCCCGTTTCGGAGAGCAGCTCAGCACTGTCCCGGCTGTCCTGGATGCCCACGGCCGGGACGAGAGCGGCCTTGAACACGTGCGGCCCCACGCTGTCGTTTTTGCCCTGAGCGAGGCAGATGTGGTGGACGCCCTGGCCCTGGCCCGGACCCATCAGTTTGCGGTGGTGCCGTTTGCCGCTGGCAGCAGCCTGGAAGGCCAGCTGATCCCCCTTCGTGGCGGCCTGTCCCTGGATGTCAGCGGTATGAAGAAGGTGGTGGAAGTGCAGCCCGGCGGATTCCAGGCCACCGTCGAGCCGGGGGTCACCTATCCCGAACTCAACAGGCTGGTGCGGGCGCAGGGGCTGTTCTTCCCGGTAGACCCGGGCGCCGAGGCCAGTCTGGGGGGCATGGCATCTACCAATGCCAGCGGCACCGGAGCGGTCCGCTACGGCACCATGCGCGACAACGTGCTGGAGTTGCGGGTGGCCCTGATGGACGGGCGGGTCATCCGGGTCGGGAGCCGCGCGCGCAAGACCAGCGCAGGCTACGACCTCAAGCACCTGTTTATCGGGGCTGAGGGCACGCTGGGGATCATTACCCAGCTGACGGTCAGGCTCTGGCCGCTGCCGTCTCATGTGGTCGCCCTGCGCTGCCCGTTTCCGGATGTGGAGGCGGCTGCCGCCTGTGCGGTCAGCGTGATGGCGGCCGCCCTGCAACCCGAACGGCTGGAACTGATGGACGCTGAGGGGCTGCGGGCCGTCAATGTGCACAAGGGCACGTCCTTTCCCGAGCGGCCTACCTTGTGGATCGAACTGGCCTCGCCCAGTGCGGCTGCACTGGAAGAAGCGCTGAGCCTGTGCCGGGAGTTGTGCCTGGATGCCGGGGCCCTGGAAGTCGGTATGGCGCGCACCGCTGCTGAACGCGCCGCCCTGTGGGAGGCCCGTCACCACGCCTTCTACGCACTCAAAGCGCTGTACCCCGACCACACCACCCTCAGCACCGACCTGTGCGTGCCGCTGCAACATCTGCCCGCGATCATCGCGTTTACCCGAGCCCAGGTGGACGCAGAGGGCCTGCACGCCAGCCTGCTGGGTCACGTGGGCGACGGCAACTTTCATGTGCTGTTCCATGCCCGGCCCGACGACACCACAGTCTGGGCCCGTATAGAAGCGGTCTATGACCGGATGATCGCGCAGACGCTGGCCCTGGGCGGCACCTGCAGCGGCGAGCACGGGGTGGGGTTACACAAACGACGCTTCCTGGCGCAGGAACACGGCGAGGCCCTGGACCTGATGCGGGACCTCAAGATGCTGCTCGACCCACACGGGTTGCTTAATCCCGGCAAGATCCTGCCGGACTGCTGA
- a CDS encoding BTAD domain-containing putative transcriptional regulator, which produces MNGRPVTLPTRKAFALVAYLAVEGATSRAMLASLLWGDTDEERARGHLRREVYRLRQSPLASLVVTSPDAVALDPAGHTCDVTCFEAQYHAGQCSSALRLWRGELLEGFDLRCAEGFELWLQQRREALACIHHGLLASCARAEEEAGQLRTALALHQELLRSDELAEPHHREVMRLHARLGERGAALQQFARLRQVLADELALEPLPETVALAREILRGTPSPALPAASVLPLVGREREWAQLEEAWARGQMTYLCGEPGVGKTRLMLDFVATKGASVPNDGRPGDVGLPYASIARGLRQLLERQPGLMNELAPWARRELSRLLPGMWNEVLPPLSSHEDRLRLFEAGMALLALGTRGYVALTTDDLHLFDPQSFEFGACFTAGPPVPPWPPLRVLATFQRRELPDAAWEAVQTQVERGAAALIEVQPLSCTALADLLRGLGLPEAQATELSVPLHRYTGGNPLFALETARYLMDQGQLIHGLTSHMLPPRQTGAIIRRRLDSLPAGALRLAQVAAVADRAFSLELAGRVLNTEALTLTPDLQALEQAGLWQGERFAYDLLRVSVLAGLPVASRRLLQTRVLSALHEDPAQRAAQNELRLAP; this is translated from the coding sequence GTGAATGGGCGGCCCGTCACGCTGCCCACCCGCAAGGCATTTGCATTGGTGGCGTATCTGGCTGTGGAAGGCGCAACATCCCGCGCTATGCTGGCCAGTCTGCTGTGGGGCGACACAGACGAGGAACGTGCGCGCGGCCACCTGCGACGCGAAGTGTACCGTCTGCGCCAGTCGCCCCTGGCTTCCCTTGTGGTCACGTCTCCGGATGCCGTGGCTCTTGATCCGGCAGGTCATACCTGTGACGTAACCTGCTTTGAAGCGCAGTACCACGCCGGACAGTGCAGCTCCGCGCTGAGGCTCTGGCGAGGCGAGCTGCTCGAGGGCTTTGACCTGCGCTGTGCCGAGGGCTTCGAGCTCTGGCTGCAGCAACGCCGTGAGGCACTGGCATGCATCCATCACGGTCTCCTGGCGTCATGTGCCAGAGCCGAGGAGGAGGCCGGGCAATTGCGGACCGCGCTGGCCCTGCATCAGGAACTGCTGCGAAGTGACGAACTGGCTGAACCTCATCACCGGGAGGTTATGCGGTTACATGCCCGGCTGGGCGAGCGTGGCGCGGCCCTCCAGCAGTTTGCCCGGTTAAGGCAGGTGCTGGCTGACGAACTGGCGCTTGAGCCTCTGCCAGAAACGGTGGCCCTGGCGCGCGAGATTCTGCGGGGTACGCCCTCTCCAGCGTTGCCAGCCGCGTCTGTTCTGCCCCTGGTGGGCCGCGAACGTGAATGGGCCCAGCTGGAAGAGGCCTGGGCCCGGGGCCAGATGACCTATCTGTGTGGCGAGCCAGGAGTGGGCAAGACACGGCTGATGCTCGACTTCGTGGCGACCAAGGGAGCCTCGGTACCCAACGATGGCCGTCCTGGCGATGTGGGTCTGCCTTACGCATCAATTGCGCGGGGACTGCGGCAACTCCTGGAACGGCAACCGGGTCTGATGAACGAACTGGCGCCGTGGGCCCGGAGGGAACTCTCCCGCCTGTTGCCCGGCATGTGGAACGAGGTCTTGCCGCCTCTTTCCTCGCACGAGGACCGGCTCCGGCTGTTCGAGGCCGGCATGGCGCTGCTGGCCCTGGGAACCCGCGGATACGTGGCCCTGACGACCGACGACCTGCATCTGTTTGACCCCCAGAGTTTCGAGTTCGGCGCCTGCTTTACTGCTGGTCCACCGGTTCCCCCCTGGCCACCTCTGCGCGTGCTGGCCACCTTTCAGCGCCGTGAGCTGCCGGACGCCGCGTGGGAGGCAGTGCAGACCCAGGTCGAGCGGGGCGCCGCCGCTCTGATTGAGGTTCAGCCACTGTCATGCACGGCACTGGCTGATCTGCTGCGCGGACTGGGCCTGCCGGAAGCGCAGGCGACAGAGCTGTCTGTTCCGCTGCACCGCTATACCGGTGGCAACCCACTGTTTGCTCTGGAAACGGCGCGGTATCTGATGGACCAGGGACAGCTGATTCACGGGCTGACCTCACACATGCTCCCACCCCGGCAGACCGGAGCCATTATCCGGCGCCGGCTCGACAGCCTGCCGGCAGGAGCGCTCCGGCTGGCGCAGGTGGCCGCTGTGGCAGACAGGGCATTCAGCCTGGAGCTGGCTGGACGGGTCCTGAACACCGAGGCACTGACGCTGACCCCCGATCTGCAGGCACTGGAACAGGCAGGGCTGTGGCAGGGTGAGCGCTTTGCCTACGACCTGCTCCGTGTCTCTGTCCTGGCCGGGCTGCCCGTCGCCAGCCGGCGCCTCCTGCAAACCCGGGTCCTGTCTGCCCTGCATGAGGACCCTGCTCAGCGCGCTGCCCAGAACGAGCTCCGGCTGGCGCCGTAA